A genomic region of Thunnus albacares chromosome 4, fThuAlb1.1, whole genome shotgun sequence contains the following coding sequences:
- the tatdn2 gene encoding putative deoxyribonuclease TATDN2 isoform X1 has product MRSIAIISPTAVSFPSRISDMDSNRKKVKFSWRRTSITSPTQLQERDAGFATPSRWNTLSPNEDSNTLPFSDSPGPDGLGAMSLDTPKRKAEVLSDSTPSVGKVKLRKLSRKNFETFISSKDTPMDDPSKQLESTKSLQVSPPPSHSFILKKKERTPEEGSKAIYKMALIAAIGSRGTKHTTTSTPSTDTRSSPPASSPVKTEVPSLATPDRTVDCSPLKPKNKSEDRGTDQEDEWSPTQLFVDSGAQDDSTEPKADVRSVVLEGKDSHKRFVSQDSVFVDSAFQDELSVPDNEPETEDCDSSVPSLEYIPELLFPYTTSQNNSSDSQQCQSHSVNAQPATTSSLSFLSTNETTGPIQAAPGEMEMSFPPSSRTVFVSCKQAHPPNTGPSKASRVDTESLRTSNTSTYLSDPFALPLRSNRGALNSTNTRRQSYAGSYMREPPFSFTHGGFSKRRLSMGAEPTWTSYPYNQVGFIDTHCHLDMLYAKLGFRGTFSNFRRLYQSSFSSEFRGCIADFCNPRIMVKEALWEGLLAEDMVWGAFGCHPHFAKEYSSVHERNILMAMRHPKAVAFGEIGLDYSHKNSTDSYKQKEVLERQLRLAVAMQKPLVIHCRDADDDLLVIMKKCVPREYKIHRHCFTNSYPVIEPFLTEFPNMYVGFTALITYSSATEARDAVRKVPLNRIVLETDAPYFLPRQVNKDVCRFSHPGMGIHTLQELSLLKREDMATVLATIRNNTTQLYGI; this is encoded by the exons ATGCGATCAATCGCCATAATCTCACCAACGGCTGTGTCCTTTCCATCAAG GATCTCAGACATGGACAGCAACAGAAAGAAGGTGAAATTCAGCTGGCGACGAACTTCTATCACCTCACCGACACAACTTCAAGAGAGAGATGCTGGGTTCGCTACACCTTCTCGCTGGAATACCCTCTCGCCCAATGAAGATTCAAACACCTTGCCCTTCAGTGACTCTCCAGGACCTGATGGCCTTGGAGCAATGAGTCTGGACACTCCcaagagaaaagcagaggtgCTCAGTGATAGCACACCCTCTGTAGGCAAAGTCAAGCTGAGGAAGCTTTCCAGGAAAAATTTTGAAACATTCATAAGTTCCAAG GACACACCTATGGACGACCCATCCAAGCAGCTGGAATCCACAAAGAGCCTGCAAGTATCACCACCTCCATCTCACTCTTTCAtcttgaaaaagaaagaaaggacgCCTGAGGAGGGATCCAAGGCTATCTACAAGATGGCTTTGATTGCAGCCATTGGCAGCAGGGGAACGAAGCACACAACTACCAGTACCCCCAGCACTGACACCCGCTCTTCGCCACCTGCATCTTCACCAGTGAAGACTGAAGTACCCAGTCTGGCAACACCTGACAGAACTGTTGACTGCTCTCCACTCAAACCCAAAAATAAATCAGAGGACAGAGGTACTGACCAGGAAGACGAGTGGTCCCCCACTCAGCTTTTTGTGGACTCAGGCGCCCAGGATGACAGTACAGAGCCAAAAGCAGATGTAAGG agTGTTGTGCTAGAGGGAAAGGATTCACACAAGAGGTTTGTTTCTCAGGACTCCGTGTTTGTAGACTCAGCCTTCCAAGATGAGCTATCTGTGCCAGATAATGAACCAGAAACTGAAGACTGCGACTCGTCCGTCCCTTCTCTGGAGTATATTCCAGAGTTGTTGTTTCCTTACACAACTAGTCAGAATAACTCCTCCGACAGCCAGCAATGCCAAAGCCATTCAGTGAATGCCCAGCCAGCCAcaacttcctctctctcctttttatCCACCAATGAAACCACTGGGCCTATCCAGGCAGCTCCTGGCGAAATGGAGATGTCTTTCCCACCGTCCAGTAGGACAGTTTTTGTCTCATGCAAGCAGGCTCATCCACCAAATACAGGCCCTTCAAAGGCTTCCAGAGTTGACACCGAGAGTTTACGCACCTCCAACACTTCGACCTATTTATCGGATCCTTTTGCTCTGCCACTACGCTCAAACAGAGGAGCACTGAACTCCACAAACACACGCAGGCAGTCATATGCTGGATCTTACATGCGTGAGCCCCCCTTCTCTTTTACTCATGGTGGCTTTTCTAAGAGAAGATTGTCCATGGGGGCAGAACCTACTTGGACAAGTTACCCATACAACCAGGTTGGTTTCATAGACACACACTGCCATCTAGACATGCTCTATGCGAAACTGGGCTTCCGTGGGACATTCAGCAATTTCCGAAGGTTGTACCAGAGCAGCTTTTCCTCTGAGTTTCGAGGCTGTATTGCCGACTTCTGCAACCCGCGGATCATGGTGAAGGAGGCCTTGTGGGAAGGATTGCTGGCTGAAGACATGGTTTGGGGGGCATTTGGGTGCCATCCCCACTTTGCCAAGGAATACTCAAGTGTCCATGAACGCAACATACTGATGGCCATGCGACACCCAAAAGCTGTGGCATTTGGTGAGATAGGGCTGGACTACTCCCACAAAAACTCCACTGACTCCTACAAGCAAAAAGAG gtgttgGAGCGTCAGCTGCGATTGGCTGTGGCCATGCAGAAGCCTCTGGTGATCCACTGTAGGGATGCAGATGATGACCTGCTGGTAATCATGAAGAAGTGTGTCCCAAGGGAATACAAAattcacag GCATTGTTTCACAAACAGTTATCCAGTGATTGAACCTTTCTTGACGGAGTTCCCCAACATGTACGTGGGGTTCACAGCCCTGATCACCTACTCCAGTGCCACTGAGGCCCGAGATGCTGTCCGCAAGGTCCCTCTCAACCGAATTGTGTTGGAGACGGATGCACCATATTTCCTGCCAAGACAG GTGAATAAAGACGTCTGTCGGTTTTCACATCCTGGAATGGGCATCCATACTCTGCAGGAGCTGAGCCTACTGAAGAGAGAGGACATGGCCACAGTCCTCGCCACCATCCGAAACAACACCACTCAACTTTACGGCATATGA
- the ccdc174 gene encoding coiled-coil domain-containing protein 174 — translation MDKKKKPFDVTASSLVDLKAELYRKQEQFKQEKLGREDVGAGFKSKPKVKKPNVWSKQNAGVSGRAEKDAEQMAEEQNSLDTSKRRLEEKAKLYEQMTKGDFPDEETEGLFLVDFTQKIIDKKRETLAQKETEREDEERGSLSPVPPPQAPDEEWVDFVDALGRSRRCMKKDLPDFKKMDQDLKGKGKASAEKTLLSEDMRRELQRQEWEREEEEAMKKPVGPIHYEDMRGQEARELGVGYFAFAQDEEQRRKQRETLDMLRDQTTDQRSKRERLKEKRQAILQARLAKVRQRKMKTNLNGTEEEQKEEENEGGEEEGELIGPPPPPEDCPEVSILKKVEVEIQERKDTKPGVPHVREWDRGKESMFSEWKTRRRQERDSEFAPPSAYFSNEKRPRSEKTEMQQKKNSKMSFTWTKGPAGISESKAEPHPEPKTTPPPPQPQQNPPAPSEPTPSAPVSAPPVNLQHPPPQFYPPFPPPPPPQFTFPPHLPPHFPTQYPPQYPPQYPPQYPPQYPPQYPPQQPPQPTDHSQAQQAPQGASQNLDDMLSFFRNST, via the exons ATGGATAAAAAGAAGAAACCATTTGACGTGACTGCTTCATCG CTAGTGGACCTTAAAGCTGAACTGTACAGAAAGCAGGAGCAATTCAAACAGGAAAAACTTGGGCGAGAAGATGTTGGTGCTGGATTCAAATCCAAACCCAAAGTCAAG AAACCTAATGTCTGGAGCAAGCAAAACGCTGGTGTTTCAGGAAGAGCAGAGAAAGATGCAGAGCAGATGGCTGAGGAGCAGAACAGCCTCGATACATCAAA ACGCAGGTTGGAGGAGAAAGCCAAACTCTATGAGCAGATGACAAAAGGAGACTTTCCAG ATGAAGAGACAGAGGGACTGTTCCTGGTTGATTTCACCCAGAAGATTattgacaaaaagagagaaacacttgcacagaaggaaacagaaagagaggacGAGGAAAGAGGCAGTTTGTCTCCTGTCCCTCCTCCTCAGGCCCCAGATGAGGAATG GGTGGACTTTGTAGATGCTTTGGGACGATCTCGAAGATGCATGAAGAAAGACCTTCCAGATTTTAAGAAAATGGACCAAGACCTAAAAGGAAAAGG AAAAGCCTCAGCTGAGAAGACTTTACTCTCAGAAGACATGCGTCGAGAACTGCAGAGGCAGgagtgggagagggaggaagaggaagctaTGAAGAAGCCTGTTGGACCAATCCACTATGAGGATATGAGGGGGCAAG AGGCTCGGGAGCTTGGTGTAGGCTACTTTGCGTTTGCTCAGGATGAAGAGCAGCGtagaaagcagagagaaactCTGGACATGCTCAGAGACCAG ACAACAGATCAGCGCAGTAAGAGGGAACGACTGAAGGAAAAGAGGCAGGCCATCCTGCAGGCCAGACTGGCCAAAGTCAggcagaggaagatgaagacaaaCCTGAACGGCACTGAGGAAGagcagaaagaagaggagaatgaAG gaggggaggaggaaggtgaATTAATAGGACCTCCGCCTCCACCTGAGGACTGTCCAGAGGTCAGCATACTGAAGAAGGTGGAAGTGGAGATTCAGGAAAGGAAGGACACTAAACCAGGAGTTCCTCATGTCAGAGAATGGGACAGAGGCAAAG AGTCTATGTTTAGCGAGTGGAAAACTCGACGTCGGCAAGAGCGAGATTCAGAGTTTGCACCTCCCTCTGCTTACTTTAGTAATGAGAAGAGACCGAGATCAGAGAAGACTGAGATGCAGCAGAAGAAAAATTCCAAAATGTCCTTCACGTGGACAAAAGGCCCAGCAGGAATCTCTGAGAGCAAGGCAGAACCACACCCTGAGCCTAAAACtactcctccacctcctcaacCTCAACAAAATCCTCCAGCACCTTCAGAGCCAACACCGTCAGCTCCTGTGTCTGCTCCTCCTGTCAACCTACAGCATCCCCCTCCTCAGTTTTATCCTCCgtttcctcctccacctcctcctcagtTCACATTTCCACCTCACCTGCCCCCTCACTTTCCCACACAGTACCCACCCCAGTACCCACCTCAGTACCCACCCCAATATCCACCCCAGTATCCACCCCAGTATCCACCTCAGCAGCCCCCCCAGCCCACAGACCACAGCCAAGCCCAGCAGGCCCCTCAGGGTGCTTCTCAGAATCTGGATGACATGCTGTCCTTCTTCAGGAACTCTACCTGA
- the tatdn2 gene encoding putative deoxyribonuclease TATDN2 isoform X3 codes for MDSNRKKVKFSWRRTSITSPTQLQERDAGFATPSRWNTLSPNEDSNTLPFSDSPGPDGLGAMSLDTPKRKAEVLSDSTPSVGKVKLRKLSRKNFETFISSKDTPMDDPSKQLESTKSLQVSPPPSHSFILKKKERTPEEGSKAIYKMALIAAIGSRGTKHTTTSTPSTDTRSSPPASSPVKTEVPSLATPDRTVDCSPLKPKNKSEDRGTDQEDEWSPTQLFVDSGAQDDSTEPKADVRSVVLEGKDSHKRFVSQDSVFVDSAFQDELSVPDNEPETEDCDSSVPSLEYIPELLFPYTTSQNNSSDSQQCQSHSVNAQPATTSSLSFLSTNETTGPIQAAPGEMEMSFPPSSRTVFVSCKQAHPPNTGPSKASRVDTESLRTSNTSTYLSDPFALPLRSNRGALNSTNTRRQSYAGSYMREPPFSFTHGGFSKRRLSMGAEPTWTSYPYNQVGFIDTHCHLDMLYAKLGFRGTFSNFRRLYQSSFSSEFRGCIADFCNPRIMVKEALWEGLLAEDMVWGAFGCHPHFAKEYSSVHERNILMAMRHPKAVAFGEIGLDYSHKNSTDSYKQKEVLERQLRLAVAMQKPLVIHCRDADDDLLVIMKKCVPREYKIHRHCFTNSYPVIEPFLTEFPNMYVGFTALITYSSATEARDAVRKVPLNRIVLETDAPYFLPRQVNKDVCRFSHPGMGIHTLQELSLLKREDMATVLATIRNNTTQLYGI; via the exons ATGGACAGCAACAGAAAGAAGGTGAAATTCAGCTGGCGACGAACTTCTATCACCTCACCGACACAACTTCAAGAGAGAGATGCTGGGTTCGCTACACCTTCTCGCTGGAATACCCTCTCGCCCAATGAAGATTCAAACACCTTGCCCTTCAGTGACTCTCCAGGACCTGATGGCCTTGGAGCAATGAGTCTGGACACTCCcaagagaaaagcagaggtgCTCAGTGATAGCACACCCTCTGTAGGCAAAGTCAAGCTGAGGAAGCTTTCCAGGAAAAATTTTGAAACATTCATAAGTTCCAAG GACACACCTATGGACGACCCATCCAAGCAGCTGGAATCCACAAAGAGCCTGCAAGTATCACCACCTCCATCTCACTCTTTCAtcttgaaaaagaaagaaaggacgCCTGAGGAGGGATCCAAGGCTATCTACAAGATGGCTTTGATTGCAGCCATTGGCAGCAGGGGAACGAAGCACACAACTACCAGTACCCCCAGCACTGACACCCGCTCTTCGCCACCTGCATCTTCACCAGTGAAGACTGAAGTACCCAGTCTGGCAACACCTGACAGAACTGTTGACTGCTCTCCACTCAAACCCAAAAATAAATCAGAGGACAGAGGTACTGACCAGGAAGACGAGTGGTCCCCCACTCAGCTTTTTGTGGACTCAGGCGCCCAGGATGACAGTACAGAGCCAAAAGCAGATGTAAGG agTGTTGTGCTAGAGGGAAAGGATTCACACAAGAGGTTTGTTTCTCAGGACTCCGTGTTTGTAGACTCAGCCTTCCAAGATGAGCTATCTGTGCCAGATAATGAACCAGAAACTGAAGACTGCGACTCGTCCGTCCCTTCTCTGGAGTATATTCCAGAGTTGTTGTTTCCTTACACAACTAGTCAGAATAACTCCTCCGACAGCCAGCAATGCCAAAGCCATTCAGTGAATGCCCAGCCAGCCAcaacttcctctctctcctttttatCCACCAATGAAACCACTGGGCCTATCCAGGCAGCTCCTGGCGAAATGGAGATGTCTTTCCCACCGTCCAGTAGGACAGTTTTTGTCTCATGCAAGCAGGCTCATCCACCAAATACAGGCCCTTCAAAGGCTTCCAGAGTTGACACCGAGAGTTTACGCACCTCCAACACTTCGACCTATTTATCGGATCCTTTTGCTCTGCCACTACGCTCAAACAGAGGAGCACTGAACTCCACAAACACACGCAGGCAGTCATATGCTGGATCTTACATGCGTGAGCCCCCCTTCTCTTTTACTCATGGTGGCTTTTCTAAGAGAAGATTGTCCATGGGGGCAGAACCTACTTGGACAAGTTACCCATACAACCAGGTTGGTTTCATAGACACACACTGCCATCTAGACATGCTCTATGCGAAACTGGGCTTCCGTGGGACATTCAGCAATTTCCGAAGGTTGTACCAGAGCAGCTTTTCCTCTGAGTTTCGAGGCTGTATTGCCGACTTCTGCAACCCGCGGATCATGGTGAAGGAGGCCTTGTGGGAAGGATTGCTGGCTGAAGACATGGTTTGGGGGGCATTTGGGTGCCATCCCCACTTTGCCAAGGAATACTCAAGTGTCCATGAACGCAACATACTGATGGCCATGCGACACCCAAAAGCTGTGGCATTTGGTGAGATAGGGCTGGACTACTCCCACAAAAACTCCACTGACTCCTACAAGCAAAAAGAG gtgttgGAGCGTCAGCTGCGATTGGCTGTGGCCATGCAGAAGCCTCTGGTGATCCACTGTAGGGATGCAGATGATGACCTGCTGGTAATCATGAAGAAGTGTGTCCCAAGGGAATACAAAattcacag GCATTGTTTCACAAACAGTTATCCAGTGATTGAACCTTTCTTGACGGAGTTCCCCAACATGTACGTGGGGTTCACAGCCCTGATCACCTACTCCAGTGCCACTGAGGCCCGAGATGCTGTCCGCAAGGTCCCTCTCAACCGAATTGTGTTGGAGACGGATGCACCATATTTCCTGCCAAGACAG GTGAATAAAGACGTCTGTCGGTTTTCACATCCTGGAATGGGCATCCATACTCTGCAGGAGCTGAGCCTACTGAAGAGAGAGGACATGGCCACAGTCCTCGCCACCATCCGAAACAACACCACTCAACTTTACGGCATATGA
- the ghrl gene encoding ghrelin/obestatin prepropeptide → MFLKRNTFLLVFLLCSLALWCKSISAGSSFLSPSHKPQNRGKSSRVGRQVMEESGQPPEDDHITISAPFEIGITMSEEDFEEYGDMMQEVIQRLLGNTKTAERSSQL, encoded by the exons ATGTTTTTGAAGAGAAATACATTCCTGCTGGTCTTTCTGTTGTGTTCTCTGGCCTTGTGGTGTAAGTCAATCAGTGCTGGCTCCAGCTTTCTCAGCCCCTCTCATAAACCTCAG AACAGAGGGAAATCATCCAGAGTCGGCCGCCAAGTCATGGAGGAGTCCGGTCAACCTCCTGAGGACGACCACATCACA ATAAGTGCCCCATTTGAAATTGGCATCACCATGAGTGAAGAGGACTTTGAGGAGTATGGCGACATGATGCAGGAGGTCATTCAGCGTCTGctgggaaacacaaagactgcaG AGAGATCATCACAACTTTGA
- the tatdn2 gene encoding putative deoxyribonuclease TATDN2 isoform X2 has protein sequence MRSIAIISPTAVSFPSRISDMDSNRKKVKFSWRRTSITSPTQLQERDAGFATPSRWNTLSPNEDSNTLPFSDSPGPDGLGAMSLDTPKRKAEVLSDSTPSVGKVKLRKLSRKNFETFISSKDTPMDDPSKQLESTKSLQVSPPPSHSFILKKKERTPEEGSKAIYKMALIAAIGSRGTKHTTTSTPSTDTRSSPPASSPVKTEVPSLATPDRTVDCSPLKPKNKSEDRGTDQEDEWSPTQLFVDSGAQDDSTEPKADSVVLEGKDSHKRFVSQDSVFVDSAFQDELSVPDNEPETEDCDSSVPSLEYIPELLFPYTTSQNNSSDSQQCQSHSVNAQPATTSSLSFLSTNETTGPIQAAPGEMEMSFPPSSRTVFVSCKQAHPPNTGPSKASRVDTESLRTSNTSTYLSDPFALPLRSNRGALNSTNTRRQSYAGSYMREPPFSFTHGGFSKRRLSMGAEPTWTSYPYNQVGFIDTHCHLDMLYAKLGFRGTFSNFRRLYQSSFSSEFRGCIADFCNPRIMVKEALWEGLLAEDMVWGAFGCHPHFAKEYSSVHERNILMAMRHPKAVAFGEIGLDYSHKNSTDSYKQKEVLERQLRLAVAMQKPLVIHCRDADDDLLVIMKKCVPREYKIHRHCFTNSYPVIEPFLTEFPNMYVGFTALITYSSATEARDAVRKVPLNRIVLETDAPYFLPRQVNKDVCRFSHPGMGIHTLQELSLLKREDMATVLATIRNNTTQLYGI, from the exons ATGCGATCAATCGCCATAATCTCACCAACGGCTGTGTCCTTTCCATCAAG GATCTCAGACATGGACAGCAACAGAAAGAAGGTGAAATTCAGCTGGCGACGAACTTCTATCACCTCACCGACACAACTTCAAGAGAGAGATGCTGGGTTCGCTACACCTTCTCGCTGGAATACCCTCTCGCCCAATGAAGATTCAAACACCTTGCCCTTCAGTGACTCTCCAGGACCTGATGGCCTTGGAGCAATGAGTCTGGACACTCCcaagagaaaagcagaggtgCTCAGTGATAGCACACCCTCTGTAGGCAAAGTCAAGCTGAGGAAGCTTTCCAGGAAAAATTTTGAAACATTCATAAGTTCCAAG GACACACCTATGGACGACCCATCCAAGCAGCTGGAATCCACAAAGAGCCTGCAAGTATCACCACCTCCATCTCACTCTTTCAtcttgaaaaagaaagaaaggacgCCTGAGGAGGGATCCAAGGCTATCTACAAGATGGCTTTGATTGCAGCCATTGGCAGCAGGGGAACGAAGCACACAACTACCAGTACCCCCAGCACTGACACCCGCTCTTCGCCACCTGCATCTTCACCAGTGAAGACTGAAGTACCCAGTCTGGCAACACCTGACAGAACTGTTGACTGCTCTCCACTCAAACCCAAAAATAAATCAGAGGACAGAGGTACTGACCAGGAAGACGAGTGGTCCCCCACTCAGCTTTTTGTGGACTCAGGCGCCCAGGATGACAGTACAGAGCCAAAAGCAGAT agTGTTGTGCTAGAGGGAAAGGATTCACACAAGAGGTTTGTTTCTCAGGACTCCGTGTTTGTAGACTCAGCCTTCCAAGATGAGCTATCTGTGCCAGATAATGAACCAGAAACTGAAGACTGCGACTCGTCCGTCCCTTCTCTGGAGTATATTCCAGAGTTGTTGTTTCCTTACACAACTAGTCAGAATAACTCCTCCGACAGCCAGCAATGCCAAAGCCATTCAGTGAATGCCCAGCCAGCCAcaacttcctctctctcctttttatCCACCAATGAAACCACTGGGCCTATCCAGGCAGCTCCTGGCGAAATGGAGATGTCTTTCCCACCGTCCAGTAGGACAGTTTTTGTCTCATGCAAGCAGGCTCATCCACCAAATACAGGCCCTTCAAAGGCTTCCAGAGTTGACACCGAGAGTTTACGCACCTCCAACACTTCGACCTATTTATCGGATCCTTTTGCTCTGCCACTACGCTCAAACAGAGGAGCACTGAACTCCACAAACACACGCAGGCAGTCATATGCTGGATCTTACATGCGTGAGCCCCCCTTCTCTTTTACTCATGGTGGCTTTTCTAAGAGAAGATTGTCCATGGGGGCAGAACCTACTTGGACAAGTTACCCATACAACCAGGTTGGTTTCATAGACACACACTGCCATCTAGACATGCTCTATGCGAAACTGGGCTTCCGTGGGACATTCAGCAATTTCCGAAGGTTGTACCAGAGCAGCTTTTCCTCTGAGTTTCGAGGCTGTATTGCCGACTTCTGCAACCCGCGGATCATGGTGAAGGAGGCCTTGTGGGAAGGATTGCTGGCTGAAGACATGGTTTGGGGGGCATTTGGGTGCCATCCCCACTTTGCCAAGGAATACTCAAGTGTCCATGAACGCAACATACTGATGGCCATGCGACACCCAAAAGCTGTGGCATTTGGTGAGATAGGGCTGGACTACTCCCACAAAAACTCCACTGACTCCTACAAGCAAAAAGAG gtgttgGAGCGTCAGCTGCGATTGGCTGTGGCCATGCAGAAGCCTCTGGTGATCCACTGTAGGGATGCAGATGATGACCTGCTGGTAATCATGAAGAAGTGTGTCCCAAGGGAATACAAAattcacag GCATTGTTTCACAAACAGTTATCCAGTGATTGAACCTTTCTTGACGGAGTTCCCCAACATGTACGTGGGGTTCACAGCCCTGATCACCTACTCCAGTGCCACTGAGGCCCGAGATGCTGTCCGCAAGGTCCCTCTCAACCGAATTGTGTTGGAGACGGATGCACCATATTTCCTGCCAAGACAG GTGAATAAAGACGTCTGTCGGTTTTCACATCCTGGAATGGGCATCCATACTCTGCAGGAGCTGAGCCTACTGAAGAGAGAGGACATGGCCACAGTCCTCGCCACCATCCGAAACAACACCACTCAACTTTACGGCATATGA